One Bacillus sp. FJAT-52991 genomic region harbors:
- a CDS encoding PucR family transcriptional regulator has product MANATGNYFANDYESIEVLADRISEELECPITIEDANHRIIAYSRHEDEVDSVRIATIMARRVPENVINSLWRNGAIPKLFETEEPVIIPRIEQVSLGERVAISVRKQNQVVGFIWAHPKQSFTEEKLMILQEAAKAVKNQLLQHQKKKKATEKSYQEFFWKLLTGHFSRLKEIEAMNEYHHLQLKGPFAVIIFDFPQPINQSVERQADYLVETMQQLPIVARTFDNTQLILLAKIPEKDHTNSLLTFIDNFISKINERQQIDGIIVAAGGVADQPLHICRSYQEALFVLKIKNQFPKITNQICCYEKLGVFQFIEDLAAIRKQTGFQNPMITKLMKYDRDHHSNMKETIFVFLQYDGNMNEAAKELHIHANTLAYRLKRISEIAEINLKDANQKITLYLDLLIKQLEESDL; this is encoded by the coding sequence ATGGCAAATGCAACAGGGAATTATTTTGCAAATGATTATGAATCGATTGAAGTGCTAGCTGATCGAATTAGTGAAGAATTAGAGTGTCCGATTACGATAGAGGATGCGAACCATCGGATTATTGCTTACAGCCGACATGAGGATGAAGTGGATTCAGTTAGAATTGCCACAATTATGGCGCGGCGAGTGCCAGAGAATGTTATCAATAGTTTGTGGAGAAATGGAGCGATTCCGAAGTTGTTTGAAACGGAAGAACCCGTTATTATCCCGCGGATTGAACAAGTATCATTAGGAGAACGAGTAGCGATTTCCGTCCGTAAGCAAAACCAAGTAGTGGGCTTTATTTGGGCTCATCCTAAACAAAGCTTTACTGAGGAAAAATTAATGATTTTACAAGAAGCCGCAAAGGCAGTGAAGAATCAATTGCTTCAACATCAAAAGAAGAAAAAGGCAACGGAAAAAAGCTATCAAGAGTTTTTTTGGAAATTATTGACTGGTCATTTTTCAAGATTAAAAGAGATAGAAGCAATGAATGAGTATCACCATTTACAGTTAAAAGGGCCATTTGCAGTGATTATTTTCGATTTTCCTCAACCTATCAATCAGTCAGTTGAGCGGCAAGCGGATTATTTAGTGGAAACAATGCAACAGTTACCAATTGTAGCTAGAACGTTTGATAATACTCAATTAATTCTATTGGCGAAAATACCTGAAAAAGACCACACGAATAGTCTGCTTACTTTTATTGATAACTTTATTTCAAAAATCAATGAGCGTCAACAAATCGATGGCATCATAGTAGCGGCAGGTGGTGTTGCTGATCAGCCATTACATATTTGCCGAAGCTATCAAGAAGCATTATTTGTACTAAAAATTAAGAATCAATTTCCGAAAATTACAAACCAGATTTGTTGTTATGAAAAACTAGGTGTGTTTCAGTTTATTGAAGATTTAGCGGCCATTCGAAAACAAACAGGATTTCAAAATCCGATGATTACGAAACTAATGAAATATGATCGCGATCATCATTCGAACATGAAAGAGACGATTTTTGTCTTTCTCCAATATGATGGAAATATGAACGAAGCAGCGAAAGAGTTGCATATTCATGCCAATACGTTAGCATATCGATTAAAAAGGATTTCAGAAATAGCTGAAATTAATTTAAAGGATGCTAATCAAAAGATCACTCTCTATTTAGATTTACTTATTAAACAATTAGAGGAAAGTGATTTGTAA
- the ald gene encoding alanine dehydrogenase produces the protein MIIGIPKEIKNNENRVAITPAGVSTLVRSGHKVLIEKNAGIGSGFIDEEYKAFGAELIDSASDVWGKSEMVIKVKEPLESEYQYFRKDLLLFTYLHLAAEPSLTKALVDHKVTGIAYETVSVNRTLPLLSPMSEVAGRMAAQIGAQFLEKNKGGKGVLLGGVPGVRKSKVTVIGGGMVGTNAAKIASGLGADVTIIDLSADRLRQLEDIFGSSVQTLMSNPFNIAESVKESDLVIGAVLIPGAKAPKLVTEEMVKSMSPGSVVVDVAIDQGGIFETVDHITTHDNPTYEKHGVVHYAVANMPGAVPRTSTVALTNVTIPYALQIANKGFRKAIVENPALKFGVNTLNGFVTYEAVANDLGYEFKSVDELI, from the coding sequence ATGATTATTGGTATTCCTAAAGAAATAAAAAATAACGAAAACCGCGTAGCGATTACTCCTGCAGGTGTTAGCACGTTAGTCCGATCAGGTCATAAAGTATTAATAGAGAAAAACGCAGGAATTGGAAGCGGTTTCATTGATGAGGAATATAAAGCGTTCGGTGCCGAATTAATTGATTCAGCATCTGATGTTTGGGGTAAGTCAGAAATGGTCATTAAAGTAAAAGAACCTCTTGAATCAGAATATCAATACTTCCGTAAAGATTTGCTTCTTTTCACTTATTTACATTTAGCGGCAGAGCCTTCTCTTACAAAAGCTCTTGTTGATCATAAAGTGACAGGTATTGCTTATGAAACGGTTTCTGTGAATCGTACGTTGCCCCTTCTTTCACCAATGAGTGAAGTGGCAGGCCGTATGGCTGCTCAAATTGGTGCTCAATTTTTAGAGAAGAATAAAGGTGGTAAAGGGGTTCTTCTTGGCGGCGTTCCAGGTGTAAGAAAAAGTAAAGTAACCGTTATCGGTGGCGGGATGGTAGGAACAAATGCTGCGAAGATCGCTTCTGGGCTAGGTGCAGATGTAACGATTATTGACTTAAGTGCAGATCGTTTACGCCAATTGGAAGATATTTTTGGATCAAGCGTACAAACATTAATGTCTAATCCATTCAATATTGCTGAATCAGTGAAAGAATCTGATCTTGTGATTGGAGCGGTATTAATTCCAGGAGCAAAAGCACCGAAGCTTGTTACAGAAGAAATGGTGAAATCGATGTCACCGGGATCTGTCGTTGTTGATGTAGCTATTGACCAAGGTGGTATTTTTGAAACAGTTGACCATATTACGACTCATGATAACCCAACATATGAAAAACATGGCGTGGTTCATTATGCTGTTGCCAACATGCCAGGAGCCGTTCCACGTACATCAACAGTTGCTTTAACAAATGTGACAATTCCTTATGCTTTACAAATTGCTAATAAAGGATTTAGAAAGGCGATTGTGGAGAATCCTGCTTTAAAATTTGGGGTAAATACGCTAAATGGCTTTGTTACTTACGAAGCTGTAGCGAATGATCTAGGTTATGAATTTAAATCAGTGGATGAATTAATCTAA
- a CDS encoding sodium:solute symporter family transporter → MSVIGLTFFVAIVGLTLVITYWASKRTNSASEFYTAGGGLTGWQNGLAIAGDYLSAASFLGIAGAIALNGFDGFFFSIGYLVAYLVVLYIVAEPLRNLGKYTLADMISARFDQKKIRATAAVSTITIVIFYMIAQLVGAGALIQLLLGIDYWIAVLMVGIMMTIYVLFGGMTATSWVQIVKAVLLMIGTVIISFLVLSKFNFNIFEMFLQMKTATPLGEDFLNPGVKYTNPIDTISIMIALVLGTAGLPHILMRFFTVKDAKTARSSVVVATWIVGIFYILTIFLGFGAAAFVGSDKIIAANAAGNMAAPLLAQALGGDMLMSFVSAVAFATILAVVAGLVLSGASAFAHDIYGEIIKKGNITEKQQMLAARYASISVAVFSIILALFAQTMNVAFLVSLAFCVAASANLPVIIYTIYWKRFNTTGALAAMITGLASALILVAISPNVLGPEGTAIFVGEPIFPLTNPAIVSVPAGFIAGYIGTVLSAKADTRKFAEVTVKAHTGYKG, encoded by the coding sequence ATGAGTGTAATAGGGCTAACATTTTTTGTTGCTATTGTCGGATTAACACTTGTGATTACTTATTGGGCTTCTAAACGAACGAACTCTGCTAGTGAGTTCTACACAGCTGGTGGTGGACTAACCGGCTGGCAAAATGGATTAGCGATTGCTGGAGATTACTTATCTGCTGCTTCCTTCCTCGGAATCGCCGGCGCAATCGCTTTAAATGGATTTGATGGTTTCTTCTTTAGTATCGGTTATCTCGTTGCTTATTTAGTCGTTTTATATATTGTTGCTGAGCCGTTACGTAACCTTGGTAAATACACGCTAGCTGATATGATTAGCGCTCGCTTTGATCAAAAAAAGATTCGAGCCACAGCTGCTGTGAGTACGATCACGATTGTTATCTTTTACATGATTGCTCAACTGGTTGGGGCAGGAGCACTTATTCAATTATTATTAGGGATTGATTATTGGATCGCCGTATTAATGGTAGGTATCATGATGACCATTTACGTTCTGTTCGGTGGAATGACAGCCACTAGTTGGGTGCAAATTGTTAAAGCGGTGCTACTTATGATCGGAACAGTGATTATTTCTTTTCTAGTTTTATCCAAATTTAACTTTAATATCTTTGAAATGTTCTTGCAAATGAAAACAGCTACACCACTTGGTGAAGACTTTTTAAACCCTGGGGTGAAATATACAAATCCAATCGACACCATCTCTATTATGATTGCTCTCGTTCTTGGTACAGCGGGATTGCCACATATATTGATGCGTTTCTTTACAGTAAAAGACGCAAAAACGGCAAGAAGCTCTGTCGTGGTAGCTACTTGGATTGTGGGGATTTTCTATATTTTAACGATCTTCTTAGGGTTTGGAGCAGCGGCTTTTGTAGGTTCTGACAAGATCATTGCTGCCAACGCGGCAGGTAATATGGCCGCTCCTTTACTTGCACAAGCGCTAGGTGGGGACATGCTGATGTCCTTTGTATCCGCGGTAGCCTTTGCAACGATCCTGGCAGTTGTAGCCGGACTAGTGTTATCAGGTGCATCAGCGTTTGCTCATGATATTTACGGAGAAATTATTAAAAAAGGGAACATCACAGAAAAGCAGCAAATGCTAGCTGCTCGCTACGCATCCATATCTGTAGCGGTTTTTTCGATCATACTCGCACTCTTTGCTCAAACAATGAATGTCGCTTTCTTAGTCTCACTTGCCTTCTGTGTTGCAGCCAGCGCCAATCTACCAGTGATCATTTATACAATTTACTGGAAACGCTTTAACACAACTGGTGCATTAGCTGCCATGATCACAGGTCTTGCTTCTGCTTTAATACTTGTAGCCATCAGCCCAAATGTTCTCGGACCTGAAGGTACAGCCATTTTCGTCGGTGAACCAATCTTTCCATTAACAAACCCAGCCATTGTGTCCGTTCCTGCTGGTTTCATTGCTGGATACATCGGCACCGTGCTGTCTGCGAAAGCGGATACCCGTAAGTTTGCTGAAGTAACAGTCAAAGCTCATACAGGGTATAAAGGCTGA
- a CDS encoding DUF485 domain-containing protein, whose translation MEKQLLHSTPPERKTKYEKIAERRDFKHLIQTKNKFIVPVSIFFLIFYFSLPLLTSYTTILNAPAIGSISWAWLFAFAQFIMTWLLCMLYVKKANQFDHMANEILDDANKQSKGEHSL comes from the coding sequence ATGGAGAAGCAACTATTACATTCCACACCGCCAGAACGAAAAACGAAATATGAAAAAATTGCGGAAAGACGCGACTTCAAACATTTAATTCAAACAAAAAACAAATTTATTGTCCCAGTTTCAATTTTTTTCTTAATTTTTTATTTTTCATTGCCGCTATTAACTTCCTACACAACCATTTTAAACGCTCCTGCCATCGGTTCAATTTCCTGGGCTTGGCTCTTTGCGTTTGCCCAATTTATTATGACATGGCTTCTTTGTATGTTGTATGTCAAAAAAGCGAATCAATTTGATCATATGGCAAATGAAATCCTAGACGATGCAAATAAACAGAGTAAAGGAGAACATAGTTTATGA
- a CDS encoding glycine betaine uptake BCCT transporter: protein MRRISNVFWYAAAIVLIAVIFGVAAPESFEAVTANLKEFLTSTFGWYYLILVSVIVLFCLLLIFSPVGTIKLGKPDDKPEYSTPTWFAMLFSAGMGIGLVFWGAAEPLSHFAKNPPLSEAGSNDALKESMRYTFFHWGIHAWAIYALVALVLAYYKFRKDEPGLISATLTPILGSKARGPIGTIIDVIAVFATIVGVATTLGFGAAQINGGLSYLFGIPINFNIQLVIIVVTTILFVISAMSGLGKGIKILSNTNMVLAVLLLGLVLILGPTLLIFNMFTDTLGSYFQNIITMSFQIAPLNEEHRSWINDWTIFYWAWWISWAPFVGIFIARVSKGRTIREFLIGTLLMPALLSFFWFSVFGVSAMDLQMSGAVDLTNNATETVLFAVFNEFPWSSVLSIIGITLISTFFITSADSATFVLGMQTTYGSLTPPNRVKLTWGIAQSLIAIVLLYSGGLQALQNALIIVAFPFSFIMILMMMSLYKSLSIERKQLLKMLRPQKTVKK from the coding sequence GTGAGGAGAATTTCTAACGTTTTTTGGTATGCAGCTGCAATTGTATTAATAGCTGTAATTTTTGGTGTCGCTGCACCAGAGTCATTCGAAGCAGTAACAGCTAACCTTAAAGAATTTTTAACATCAACATTCGGATGGTATTATTTAATATTAGTATCAGTGATTGTTCTGTTTTGTTTATTATTAATATTTAGTCCGGTAGGGACGATTAAATTAGGTAAACCTGATGATAAGCCAGAGTATTCTACACCAACATGGTTTGCTATGTTATTTAGTGCAGGTATGGGAATAGGTTTAGTATTTTGGGGTGCTGCTGAACCATTAAGTCATTTTGCTAAAAATCCCCCTTTGTCAGAAGCGGGATCAAACGATGCGTTAAAAGAATCGATGAGATATACGTTTTTTCATTGGGGCATTCATGCTTGGGCGATTTATGCTCTCGTTGCATTGGTGCTAGCTTATTATAAATTTAGGAAGGATGAGCCTGGGTTAATTAGTGCGACATTAACTCCTATTTTAGGAAGCAAAGCGAGAGGACCAATTGGAACAATCATTGATGTCATTGCTGTATTTGCGACAATTGTAGGGGTAGCTACGACACTTGGTTTTGGCGCAGCGCAAATCAATGGAGGCCTGTCCTATTTATTCGGGATTCCAATTAATTTTAATATTCAGTTAGTAATTATCGTTGTCACAACCATTTTATTTGTGATATCAGCGATGAGTGGATTAGGTAAAGGAATTAAAATTTTAAGTAATACAAATATGGTTCTTGCTGTATTACTGCTCGGCTTAGTGCTTATCCTTGGACCGACATTATTGATTTTTAATATGTTTACCGACACCCTTGGGTCGTATTTTCAAAACATAATTACAATGAGTTTTCAAATTGCTCCATTAAATGAAGAACACCGCTCTTGGATCAATGATTGGACGATTTTCTATTGGGCATGGTGGATTTCTTGGGCTCCTTTTGTAGGAATCTTTATTGCTCGAGTTTCTAAAGGGCGAACAATACGTGAGTTTTTAATAGGGACTCTTTTAATGCCAGCGCTCCTGAGCTTTTTCTGGTTTTCCGTGTTTGGTGTATCTGCCATGGACTTACAAATGTCTGGGGCTGTCGATTTAACGAATAATGCAACAGAGACCGTTCTATTCGCTGTCTTTAATGAATTTCCTTGGTCGTCTGTGCTATCAATCATAGGGATTACTTTAATTAGTACGTTCTTTATTACATCTGCCGATTCTGCAACATTTGTTTTAGGGATGCAGACCACTTATGGCTCATTGACACCGCCAAATCGGGTGAAGCTAACTTGGGGGATCGCCCAATCGCTGATCGCAATTGTTTTATTATATAGCGGAGGATTGCAGGCTCTTCAAAATGCATTAATTATTGTTGCGTTCCCGTTCTCTTTCATTATGATTTTAATGATGATGTCTCTATATAAATCTTTATCCATTGAACGAAAACAATTATTAAAGATGTTAAGACCTCAGAAAACAGTTAAGAAATAA
- a CDS encoding lytic transglycosylase domain-containing protein, with amino-acid sequence MARRKLKKSVKRALFWIPLLSFAIYMFMIQGLPQLKGISSNSIPDEFIPIYKAAEKEYGVPWELLAAHHRVETKFSQMDPLISPAGAEGPLQFMPCTFVGWNHPTCSGLGKGDIPDEEKTNPDVIKKYGGYGVDGNGDGVADPFNIEDAVFSAAYYLQKHGAADGELKEAIFAYNHSDKYVEDVLYYLKEYQSME; translated from the coding sequence ATGGCTAGACGAAAGTTAAAAAAATCAGTGAAACGAGCATTATTTTGGATTCCGTTACTCAGCTTCGCCATCTATATGTTTATGATTCAAGGTCTTCCTCAATTGAAGGGGATTTCAAGTAATTCTATTCCAGATGAGTTTATTCCGATATATAAAGCAGCTGAAAAAGAATATGGCGTGCCATGGGAGCTTCTTGCTGCTCACCATCGCGTTGAAACAAAGTTTTCTCAAATGGACCCGTTAATTTCTCCTGCAGGGGCAGAGGGGCCTTTGCAGTTTATGCCCTGCACGTTTGTTGGTTGGAATCATCCAACGTGTTCCGGTCTTGGAAAAGGTGATATTCCTGATGAAGAAAAAACGAACCCTGATGTCATTAAAAAGTATGGTGGATATGGCGTAGATGGAAATGGAGATGGCGTAGCTGATCCATTTAATATAGAAGATGCAGTTTTTAGTGCAGCCTACTATTTACAGAAACATGGAGCGGCAGATGGGGAATTAAAAGAAGCCATCTTTGCCTATAACCATAGTGATAAATATGTGGAGGATGTACTGTATTATTTAAAAGAATATCAATCGATGGAATGA
- a CDS encoding thermonuclease family protein — MWLKPKVSIFIVVLLLIGGCSLEEESHDTKEGQVTTNEKNGHTNIEKKESSAEHGEIKGTVSYVVDGDTIDVLLPDNTTERVRMILVDTPETKHPRLGVQPFGPEASAYTKELLTNKEVELEVDVQERDQYGRMLAYVWLDGQLVNEQLIAEGLARVAVFPPNTKYVDRLEKAQKEAQKQKRGIWSIEDYVTDRGYNIDAQTESTESDKECEIKGNVTSSGEKIYHVPGGQSYKVTKAEEMFCTKEAAEAAGYRAAKR, encoded by the coding sequence ATGTGGTTGAAACCAAAAGTTAGCATATTTATCGTTGTTCTTCTTTTGATTGGTGGCTGTTCATTAGAAGAGGAGAGTCACGACACAAAAGAAGGACAAGTCACTACCAACGAAAAAAATGGGCATACGAATATAGAAAAAAAAGAATCCTCTGCAGAACACGGTGAAATAAAGGGGACTGTCTCTTATGTTGTAGATGGTGATACAATTGATGTTTTGCTGCCAGATAATACAACTGAGCGTGTGCGTATGATTCTTGTGGATACACCGGAAACAAAGCATCCACGTTTAGGTGTTCAGCCATTTGGACCCGAAGCGTCAGCATATACAAAAGAGCTCTTAACGAACAAAGAAGTGGAATTAGAAGTGGATGTTCAAGAGCGTGATCAATATGGTCGAATGCTGGCTTATGTTTGGTTAGATGGACAATTAGTAAATGAACAATTAATTGCTGAGGGATTAGCTAGAGTAGCGGTTTTTCCACCTAATACGAAATACGTGGATCGCTTGGAGAAAGCTCAAAAAGAGGCTCAAAAGCAAAAAAGAGGTATTTGGTCAATAGAGGACTATGTAACGGATCGGGGATATAATATTGATGCACAAACAGAGTCTACTGAATCCGATAAAGAATGTGAAATAAAGGGAAATGTAACAAGTTCAGGTGAAAAGATTTATCATGTTCCTGGTGGCCAGTCTTATAAAGTAACGAAGGCGGAAGAAATGTTTTGTACAAAGGAAGCAGCCGAAGCAGCGGGTTATCGGGCGGCGAAACGATAA
- a CDS encoding AAA family ATPase: protein MNSKSKMMKKILPLFAVLIVVAAGIAIYIRDVDQTVSIPFSSIEKIIQNHAGEQVSLQETSDGTLYLTTEGEQYVSHISPGSQSIDRLVETYNIKYSYSDHVPADNWIIGGFVILLIAVGTFVLSQKKSGISRSKSMKNSLSRAKPLPSISLTDVGGLSTEMKEEILQTLSIIKNKERSQEIGIKPPKGILFYGPPGTGKTLLAQAVAKELNAHFFSASGSAFTELFVGVGASRVRSLFEQARKQKPAVIFIDEVDALAARRKAHGGEEAERTLTELLVQLDGGHANHDILFIAATNRKDMLDEAFLRPGRIDFSFLVPLPDTKGRREIIDIHVRDRKLSTAVHSGLDYLAQSTAGFSGAELHSLFESASRNAIRHDRDRIEKSDLDQALDRIILGHSSRSLHDPQIKRRVAIHEAGHALVQSVTKPGSVRKATIIPRGQALGYMAPIPKELHLSTTTELLDQVAMILSGGVAERLFLGEHSIGVSGDVQQAKQIIEQMVDSGMLQDGFTLTFNKAERETKMQEIFQEALKKSESIIQERKRQFQQLVDALLLKETIEGSEIEEIVCGEVIVNG, encoded by the coding sequence TTGAATTCCAAATCGAAAATGATGAAAAAAATACTTCCGCTCTTTGCGGTGTTAATCGTCGTTGCCGCTGGAATTGCTATATATATCAGGGATGTAGATCAAACTGTATCGATTCCCTTTTCTTCAATAGAAAAGATCATTCAAAATCATGCTGGAGAACAGGTTAGCCTTCAGGAAACATCGGACGGAACGTTATATTTAACAACCGAGGGTGAACAATATGTATCACATATTTCTCCTGGAAGTCAGTCCATTGATAGATTAGTAGAAACATATAACATTAAATACTCTTATTCTGATCACGTCCCTGCAGACAATTGGATTATAGGCGGATTCGTGATTTTGTTAATCGCTGTAGGTACTTTTGTTCTTAGTCAGAAAAAAAGTGGGATTAGCCGCAGCAAATCAATGAAGAACAGCTTATCAAGAGCTAAACCTCTTCCCTCCATTTCATTAACTGATGTAGGTGGCCTGTCTACAGAAATGAAGGAAGAAATTTTGCAAACGTTATCCATTATCAAAAATAAAGAGCGTTCACAAGAAATTGGTATTAAGCCGCCGAAAGGCATTTTATTTTATGGTCCACCTGGTACAGGTAAAACCTTGCTTGCCCAAGCGGTTGCTAAAGAATTAAATGCTCACTTCTTTTCAGCGAGCGGCTCGGCCTTCACTGAATTATTTGTTGGTGTTGGAGCGTCTAGAGTACGCAGCTTATTTGAACAAGCAAGAAAACAAAAGCCCGCTGTTATTTTTATCGATGAAGTAGATGCCCTTGCTGCTCGCAGGAAAGCACATGGAGGAGAAGAAGCGGAAAGAACATTAACGGAACTCCTTGTTCAGCTGGATGGAGGACACGCTAATCATGATATTTTATTTATTGCAGCAACGAACAGAAAAGATATGTTAGATGAAGCGTTCCTTCGCCCAGGACGAATTGATTTCTCCTTTCTCGTTCCGCTTCCTGACACGAAAGGACGAAGAGAAATTATCGATATTCATGTAAGAGATCGAAAATTATCTACAGCTGTTCATTCGGGCCTTGATTATTTAGCCCAAAGTACAGCGGGCTTTTCCGGTGCAGAGTTGCATTCGTTATTTGAAAGTGCCAGCCGAAATGCGATTCGGCACGATCGTGATCGAATCGAAAAAAGCGACTTAGATCAAGCATTAGATCGAATCATCCTTGGTCATTCTTCCCGTTCACTCCATGACCCTCAAATCAAACGAAGAGTCGCTATTCATGAAGCAGGACATGCACTCGTTCAATCTGTCACAAAACCGGGATCCGTTAGAAAAGCAACGATTATCCCTAGGGGTCAAGCACTTGGTTATATGGCTCCTATTCCGAAAGAGCTTCATTTATCAACAACAACCGAACTGCTTGATCAAGTGGCCATGATTCTATCCGGAGGGGTGGCCGAAAGATTATTTCTAGGAGAACATAGTATTGGTGTTAGCGGAGATGTTCAACAAGCGAAACAAATCATTGAACAAATGGTCGATTCCGGCATGCTGCAAGATGGTTTTACATTGACCTTTAATAAAGCGGAACGCGAAACAAAAATGCAGGAAATTTTTCAAGAGGCATTAAAGAAATCTGAAAGCATTATTCAAGAACGAAAACGCCAATTCCAACAATTAGTCGATGCCTTATTACTAAAAGAGACAATCGAAGGCAGTGAAATCGAGGAGATTGTTTGTGGAGAAGTAATCGTTAATGGTTAA
- a CDS encoding OsmC family protein encodes MVDVKQLVKLTTKGTWDEGVKTSIQIRDFASVVMDEPEDLGGTDHGANPMEYVLAALTGCASVMISIISKEQNFKYSGVEFENSGVLDVRGLMGVPSVSPHFQRIRYSVQLTTEESFERVEELRQEVERRCPVYNMLKDAGVQVKSTWKIK; translated from the coding sequence ATGGTTGATGTAAAACAATTAGTGAAATTGACAACGAAAGGTACTTGGGATGAAGGGGTGAAAACTTCGATTCAGATTAGAGATTTTGCGTCGGTTGTTATGGATGAGCCTGAAGATTTAGGTGGGACGGATCATGGAGCCAACCCGATGGAATACGTGCTCGCCGCATTAACAGGTTGTGCATCTGTAATGATTTCCATCATTTCAAAAGAACAGAATTTTAAATATAGTGGAGTGGAATTTGAGAATAGCGGAGTGTTAGACGTAAGAGGTTTAATGGGAGTTCCGAGTGTGTCCCCGCATTTTCAAAGAATTCGTTATAGTGTCCAATTAACAACAGAAGAAAGCTTCGAACGAGTGGAGGAGCTGAGACAAGAAGTTGAAAGAAGGTGCCCAGTATACAATATGCTGAAGGATGCAGGGGTACAAGTGAAATCGACTTGGAAGATTAAATAA
- the yppF gene encoding YppF family protein: protein MVMKELIYQFILLKKRQPAHANELLDFIQTNYLNGDLTIKEYKKLFYELDQRKAHKPIHYMDQYSFVIQPQAQ from the coding sequence ATGGTCATGAAGGAATTGATTTATCAATTTATCTTGTTAAAGAAACGTCAACCGGCTCATGCAAATGAATTGCTTGACTTTATTCAAACAAATTATTTAAATGGAGATTTAACCATCAAAGAATATAAAAAGCTTTTTTATGAGTTAGACCAACGTAAAGCTCATAAACCTATTCATTACATGGATCAATACAGCTTCGTGATCCAACCTCAAGCTCAATAA
- the tlp gene encoding small acid-soluble spore protein Tlp, whose product MRNQPKPDDRADNVEKLQDMIENTEGNIQKASETMMNVEGEEREAIEAKNQRRENSIAALREEMQDEANARQQGYLDQ is encoded by the coding sequence ATGAGAAATCAGCCGAAACCAGATGATCGAGCAGATAATGTTGAAAAGTTGCAAGATATGATTGAAAATACTGAAGGAAATATTCAAAAGGCAAGCGAAACGATGATGAATGTTGAGGGAGAAGAACGCGAAGCCATTGAAGCGAAAAATCAACGCCGTGAAAACAGCATTGCTGCTTTGCGTGAAGAAATGCAGGATGAAGCTAATGCAAGGCAACAGGGATACTTAGATCAGTAG